The Corallococcus caeni region CGCGGCCTGGAGCGTGAAGGGCGCGTTGCAGTAGGGACAGCGGGTCGCTCTGGGGACGGGCCGGGCCATGACGACGGGTGTAGCACTCCTCTCAAGCGGGGTCGTTGAAACACGAAAGCCCCCTCCCTCCGCTCAGGAGGAAGAGGGCCTTGCGCGCTCACGCCAGCGTCAGGCGACGACTACGGCACCGTGGCCTTCACGGAGACGCCCGAGTACGCGGAGTAGCCGCGCACGGAGACGTACCAGGTGCCGGCCGCGGGGGCGGTGATGGTGCAGGTCTCCGCGTTGCCGCTGAGGTACGGGCGGCAGTTGTACGCCGTCGTCGTGGGCTGCGAGCCCTGGCGCACGTAGAGGTCCGCGTCACCCGTGCCGCCGGACTGCTCCACCGTCAGGGTCGTGGAGCCCGCGGGGACGGTGATGGCGAAGTGTGTGAAGGAGCTGGTGGCGCCAGAGAGGTTGGTCTGGCTGAGCAGCGTCTGCGTCGGCTGCTGCGGGGCGTTGACGGTGGTGTCGATCCAACTGGCGAAGGACGACACGCGGCCGTACATGCCCGCGTACTGCGCGTCGGCGCAGCCGTAGCCCCAGCTCACGATGCCCGCGAGCACGCGGGTGCTGCCCTTGAGGACGGTGAGGGGACCGCCGCTGTCACCCTGGCAGGAGTCCTTGCCCGGGGCCTTCGCGCCCAGCTGGTCCGCGGTGATGGTCTCTTGACCCTGGTAGTCCGCCTGCGCGTCCGCGTTGCTGATGATGTTCACGTCCACCGTCTGGAGCGTGGTCGGCAGCGAGGAGGAGCCGCTGGACAGCGTGCCCCAGCCCGTGACGCGCGCCACGGCGCCAACGCCGCCCACGCCCGCGGCCTCGTCCGCCGCCGTGACGATGGGGATGGCCTTCGCGTTCGCGCCGCTCAGGTCCAGCGGCGAGGACAGCTTGAGGAGCGCCGCGTCCTTGCCGTAGTTCGCGTCCACGTAGCCCGGGTACACGACCACCTGGGACACGGTGCGGACCTGCCCGCCGGTGGTGGTGGTGCGGTTGGTGACGCCCGCCACGATGCGGCCCGGCTTGGAGATGCTGCCGCCCGAGTTCACGCAGTGCTGCGCGGTGAGGATCCAGTTCTCGTTGATGATGGAGCCGCCGCAGAAGTGGCTGCCGCCGCTGCTCTGCAGCGACACCTGCCACGGGTTCGCCGCGATGGTGGTGGCCGAGCCACCGACGATCTCCTGCGTGGTGGCGGCGGGGGCCGGAGTCTCCGGCTGCGCCTGCTTCTCCTCGGCGGCCTGGGGACCGCAGCCAACGACCAGCAGCGACACCACGCTGGCGGCTGCCCAGCGACGCACGATCCGACCCGAAATCATGTGAACCTCGCCTTTATGGGAAAGTATGAAGAGCGAGGATTGTGGAGGAATCCAGAGTTAGATGTAAACACCCCAACCGAAAGTATATCGTAACTGGATAACTACTGTGATGGGGTTTCTGGAGTCTGCTCCGTGACGAAGCTGAAGCCCGGGGGGACTTCCAGCCGGTAGCCGGGGTCCTCGAAGACGACGCGGGCGCCGGTGCCCTCC contains the following coding sequences:
- a CDS encoding trypsin-like serine protease, with the translated sequence MRRWAAASVVSLLVVGCGPQAAEEKQAQPETPAPAATTQEIVGGSATTIAANPWQVSLQSSGGSHFCGGSIINENWILTAQHCVNSGGSISKPGRIVAGVTNRTTTTGGQVRTVSQVVVYPGYVDANYGKDAALLKLSSPLDLSGANAKAIPIVTAADEAAGVGGVGAVARVTGWGTLSSGSSSLPTTLQTVDVNIISNADAQADYQGQETITADQLGAKAPGKDSCQGDSGGPLTVLKGSTRVLAGIVSWGYGCADAQYAGMYGRVSSFASWIDTTVNAPQQPTQTLLSQTNLSGATSSFTHFAITVPAGSTTLTVEQSGGTGDADLYVRQGSQPTTTAYNCRPYLSGNAETCTITAPAAGTWYVSVRGYSAYSGVSVKATVP